One Streptomyces sp. B21-105 genomic region harbors:
- a CDS encoding streptophobe family protein, protein MDVDGRGQAVGARGVPWLDVLPAAIAAVSWALIGMAGTAALGLHLLEADAAGSLGPMTAAVVVLGAGGSVTPSGDVSAFGLTGAQTATAIEITPLGVSLVGALLLSWCFLRSLRTAGAVIAPAELLARVGSVVALYVAMLGGLAWAGHDVITLDGGSLGVDDLPGGGGRSGSGGGGLEIPGLGDIGGLLPDRLGDLVDARAAVGFSVDTVPTLLGGLGWSLGILLIALLASRRTPLPRGWEAVHRVVRPATSAVVTVLSVSVAAGFTAAAYAAIGDDHPRRIAGAALLGAPNGVWLGVPLGLSVPWDGRATGALTNLLPNPLDDLLRVGAEQPVTLSRLAELDGRVWLLGVATALMMQLAGVLTAVRTPVGAGGPVSGVAEAGSGVAVGVGQVGVGGFVGRCAVRLGVVTALALLLLVRLTEVSVNASLSVLGFDAFGAGVQLHGRPVTALLLGGAWGAGAGAAGALLARLTGAAGRWAAESARGDAGRMPPTAHRAGPGLGSAGDAGDPAGPYAPSVPYRPPNPATNPYLRVPEELRGPEELTKPRGPREPEDARPGPGVAQGSGTAPSRPHESSRRDEPPPGPDDDVYGAPTVVRPLGPAPRSPRQPPGPRPGPSRGERPPTGPEEGPPPPPPPPRGPRTPRGPR, encoded by the coding sequence ATGGATGTCGACGGCCGCGGGCAAGCGGTGGGCGCCCGGGGCGTGCCGTGGCTGGACGTGCTGCCGGCCGCGATCGCCGCGGTGAGCTGGGCGTTGATCGGGATGGCAGGCACGGCGGCGCTCGGACTGCATCTGCTGGAGGCGGACGCCGCCGGGTCGTTGGGCCCGATGACGGCCGCGGTCGTGGTGCTGGGCGCCGGCGGCTCGGTGACTCCGTCGGGTGACGTGTCCGCTTTCGGTCTGACCGGCGCGCAGACGGCCACGGCTATCGAGATCACGCCATTGGGGGTGAGCCTGGTGGGCGCGCTGCTGCTGTCGTGGTGTTTCCTGCGGTCGCTGCGCACGGCCGGAGCGGTGATCGCCCCGGCCGAACTCCTCGCGCGTGTGGGCTCGGTGGTCGCGCTCTACGTGGCGATGCTCGGCGGACTCGCCTGGGCTGGGCACGACGTCATCACGCTCGACGGGGGCTCGCTCGGCGTGGACGACCTTCCCGGCGGCGGAGGCCGGAGCGGGAGCGGGGGTGGCGGCCTCGAGATTCCGGGGCTCGGGGACATCGGCGGCCTGCTGCCGGACCGGCTCGGCGATCTGGTCGACGCTCGGGCCGCGGTCGGTTTCAGCGTGGACACGGTACCGACGCTGCTCGGCGGTCTCGGGTGGTCGCTCGGCATCCTGCTGATCGCTCTGCTGGCCTCGCGACGGACGCCGTTGCCGCGGGGCTGGGAGGCGGTGCACCGGGTGGTCCGACCGGCGACGTCGGCCGTCGTCACCGTGCTGTCGGTGTCCGTGGCGGCCGGGTTCACCGCGGCGGCTTACGCGGCGATCGGCGACGACCATCCCCGGCGGATCGCGGGAGCGGCGCTGCTCGGCGCGCCGAACGGGGTCTGGCTGGGCGTCCCGCTCGGCCTGTCGGTCCCCTGGGACGGCCGGGCCACGGGCGCGTTGACGAACCTGCTCCCGAACCCTCTGGACGACCTCCTGCGCGTCGGCGCCGAGCAGCCGGTGACCCTGAGTCGCCTCGCGGAACTGGACGGACGGGTGTGGCTGCTGGGGGTGGCGACGGCCTTGATGATGCAGCTGGCGGGGGTGTTGACGGCCGTGCGGACGCCGGTGGGGGCAGGGGGGCCGGTGAGTGGCGTGGCGGAGGCCGGCTCGGGTGTGGCGGTGGGGGTGGGGCAGGTCGGCGTCGGCGGGTTCGTGGGGCGCTGTGCCGTGCGGCTGGGGGTCGTGACGGCCCTGGCGTTGCTTCTGCTCGTCCGGTTGACGGAGGTGTCCGTGAACGCCTCGCTCTCCGTGCTGGGGTTCGACGCCTTCGGGGCCGGTGTCCAGCTGCACGGGCGGCCCGTAACCGCATTGCTGCTGGGCGGTGCGTGGGGGGCGGGGGCGGGCGCCGCCGGTGCGCTGCTGGCCCGGCTCACCGGGGCGGCGGGACGGTGGGCGGCGGAGTCGGCACGGGGTGACGCGGGGCGCATGCCTCCGACGGCGCACCGGGCCGGCCCGGGCCTTGGGTCGGCGGGGGACGCGGGTGATCCGGCCGGACCGTACGCGCCGAGCGTGCCGTACCGGCCGCCGAACCCGGCGACCAACCCCTACCTGCGCGTTCCGGAGGAGCTGAGGGGTCCGGAGGAGCTGACGAAGCCGAGAGGGCCGAGGGAGCCGGAGGACGCGCGTCCGGGGCCGGGGGTCGCCCAGGGGAGCGGGACCGCGCCGTCGAGGCCGCACGAGAGTTCCCGGCGGGACGAACCACCTCCGGGTCCGGACGATGACGTATACGGCGCCCCGACCGTCGTCCGCCCCCTCGGGCCGGCGCCCCGCTCACCCCGACAGCCGCCCGGCCCGCGCCCGGGCCCGAGCAGGGGTGAGCGCCCGCCGACGGGACCGGAGGAGGGCCCGCCGCCACCCCCTCCGCCGCCCCGGGGGCCGAGGACACCGCGGGGACCC